A genomic stretch from Chitinophaga agri includes:
- a CDS encoding ABC transporter permease subunit, whose product MIAHIVRKELREIFRTSKMTWMMGGLLVLIALSLYNGYSYYVSHSQMLKESQEVTYKQFISQGNKNPHLGAHFGFYAYKPTAGLAMIDNGIEDYTGNSFYLEPHKRGIIKFKEVTDATSLKSFGFLNIAYLIQFIFPLFIFLICHNIFSKEWENGTIKMLLSSRATKRDIYIGKLIACLCVVFAIIAIIAVTAFMLLLKSDADLGAVIYNYLIYVSGLIVFSAILTSVAVSVSLITRSSTLSLVVLSGCWLAGVFLIPRLAAEISKKVHPSITSIEFEADTFNKMQYGVDGEGTKDYRRELLLRRTLQQYHVDSIQQLPVFFIPITIEYFEESDGKVMDRAYGAIEQNQAQQDALVRSLSLFSPFLAFRDFSMHMTATDMDTHNDFAQKAEEHRRRIGVMVDDFYQKNTEATNAFWKTVPQFRYEPPDTFRRLAASIEAIGVLLCWVVGTIVLMIFSYRRMKI is encoded by the coding sequence ATGATAGCACACATTGTTAGAAAAGAACTCAGAGAGATCTTCCGGACATCAAAAATGACCTGGATGATGGGCGGACTCCTGGTATTGATCGCGCTTTCCCTCTACAATGGCTACTCCTACTATGTGTCTCACAGCCAGATGCTGAAGGAATCGCAGGAGGTGACCTATAAACAGTTTATCAGCCAGGGGAATAAAAACCCGCACCTGGGCGCTCATTTTGGCTTCTATGCCTATAAGCCGACTGCCGGCCTGGCGATGATCGACAACGGGATCGAAGACTATACAGGTAACTCTTTTTACCTGGAACCACATAAAAGAGGGATCATCAAATTCAAAGAGGTAACAGATGCTACCAGTCTGAAAAGTTTCGGCTTCCTGAACATTGCCTATCTTATTCAGTTCATTTTCCCGTTGTTCATCTTCCTCATCTGTCATAATATCTTTTCCAAAGAGTGGGAGAATGGTACGATCAAGATGCTGCTGAGTTCCCGTGCAACAAAGCGCGATATCTATATCGGTAAACTGATCGCCTGTTTATGTGTGGTGTTTGCCATTATTGCCATCATTGCAGTTACGGCGTTCATGCTGTTGCTGAAGAGCGATGCGGATCTGGGAGCTGTTATCTATAATTACCTGATATATGTATCAGGGTTGATCGTGTTTTCTGCCATCCTCACAAGTGTGGCCGTTTCGGTATCTCTTATTACCAGAAGTTCGACGTTGTCGCTGGTGGTGTTGTCCGGATGCTGGCTCGCCGGCGTATTCCTGATTCCACGTCTCGCGGCAGAGATCTCAAAGAAAGTACATCCTTCTATCACCTCTATTGAATTCGAAGCTGATACCTTTAATAAAATGCAATATGGCGTAGACGGAGAAGGTACCAAAGACTATAGAAGAGAGCTGCTGCTACGCAGGACGCTACAACAGTATCACGTGGATAGCATACAACAGTTGCCGGTCTTTTTCATTCCCATCACGATCGAATACTTTGAAGAATCTGACGGTAAGGTGATGGACAGGGCCTACGGTGCTATTGAACAAAATCAGGCGCAGCAGGATGCATTGGTAAGGTCGTTGTCACTTTTTTCCCCGTTCCTTGCATTCCGCGATTTCTCCATGCATATGACAGCTACCGACATGGATACGCATAATGACTTTGCACAGAAAGCAGAAGAGCACAGAAGGAGGATAGGAGTGATGGTAGATGATTTCTATCAGAAGAACACCGAAGCGACCAATGCCTTCTGGAAGACAGTGCCGCAGTTCAGATACGAGCCCCCTGATACATTCCGGCGGCTGGCAGCATCCATCGAAGCGATCGGAGTGTTGTTGTGCTGGGTGGTGGGTACAATCGTACTGATGATTTTTTCATATCGTAGGATGAAGATCTGA
- a CDS encoding DUF3526 domain-containing protein, protein MMNKNMLRIIAKHEIKLLLRNKVLVYLFTIIFFMLLSALWIGSSMHKKQLSTIDKVHAYNKEITDSLVTRIKRIEANNMVYPGFIWDDPTFAYNTARNEGPQYAIKEPFPLQAISIGQSDLQPFYYKVYINKKQYLTYDGEIANSFLQFIGNFDFAFVVIYLFPLLIIVFTYNVLSAEKEQGTWVLLKTSNQSLARLIAFRIAIRYILFMLFFWLLVTTVLVALLGGAFLSTVNWWWTVTYVSLYFAFWFGLSLFVNSFSLSSTVNAMTLIFIWLFTGIIVPNILQIGLNKVYPIPSRISMVNEERKALNSYFEKDGQELTKEVFNNPRTMIRQASVVTPGMVYGYGVIVYKSQEIKDAAAEVAERKLYGQIARQQDAIRQLQLLSPALTLQEQLAAFAGTHWHQFNQFSIAVDTFRKETQRFYFPKMASEQTYRTFTVEDAARIPRFKQQVYAGFDWLNVYIPVFAYAGITGLMIVFGYRRLLHVIK, encoded by the coding sequence ATGATGAATAAGAACATGCTGCGTATAATTGCGAAGCACGAAATAAAACTACTGCTTAGGAACAAGGTGCTGGTATATCTGTTTACAATTATATTTTTTATGCTGCTGTCTGCGCTGTGGATCGGCAGTAGTATGCATAAAAAACAGTTAAGCACGATTGATAAGGTACATGCCTATAACAAAGAGATCACGGATAGTCTGGTGACACGGATAAAAAGGATTGAGGCGAATAATATGGTCTATCCGGGTTTTATCTGGGATGATCCGACCTTTGCCTATAACACCGCCAGGAATGAAGGGCCGCAATATGCGATAAAGGAGCCGTTCCCGCTACAGGCGATCTCCATCGGGCAAAGTGATCTGCAGCCCTTCTACTACAAGGTATACATCAATAAGAAACAGTACCTGACCTATGATGGTGAAATTGCCAACAGCTTCCTGCAGTTCATCGGCAACTTTGATTTCGCTTTTGTTGTGATCTATCTTTTCCCATTGCTGATCATCGTGTTCACCTATAATGTGCTGTCTGCTGAAAAGGAGCAGGGTACCTGGGTATTACTGAAGACGAGCAATCAGTCGCTGGCCAGGTTAATCGCTTTCCGCATTGCTATCCGGTACATATTGTTTATGCTGTTTTTCTGGCTGCTGGTGACTACCGTCCTGGTCGCCTTGCTGGGGGGCGCTTTCCTGTCGACGGTCAACTGGTGGTGGACGGTCACCTACGTATCGTTGTACTTCGCCTTTTGGTTTGGACTGTCGCTGTTTGTGAACAGTTTTTCCCTGTCCTCCACCGTGAATGCCATGACGCTGATCTTCATCTGGCTGTTTACCGGCATAATAGTGCCTAATATCCTCCAGATCGGCCTGAATAAGGTCTACCCGATACCTAGCCGCATTTCGATGGTGAACGAGGAAAGAAAGGCTTTAAACAGCTATTTTGAAAAAGATGGACAGGAGCTGACGAAGGAGGTGTTTAATAATCCGCGGACCATGATCCGCCAGGCGTCTGTTGTGACCCCGGGCATGGTATACGGTTATGGCGTGATCGTGTATAAAAGCCAGGAGATCAAAGATGCCGCAGCAGAAGTAGCGGAGCGTAAGCTATATGGGCAGATAGCACGGCAACAGGATGCTATCCGTCAGTTGCAGTTGCTCAGTCCTGCACTTACGCTGCAGGAACAGCTGGCTGCTTTTGCCGGTACACACTGGCATCAGTTCAATCAGTTCAGTATTGCAGTGGATACGTTCAGAAAGGAAACGCAGCGCTTTTATTTTCCGAAGATGGCATCCGAGCAAACCTATAGAACATTTACTGTAGAAGATGCCGCCAGGATTCCCCGTTTTAAACAGCAGGTATACGCAGGGTTTGACTGGCTCAATGTGTACATTCCTGTTTTCGCTTATGCAGGTATTACGGGGCTGATGATCGTGTTTGGTTACCGGCGGCTGTTGCATGTCATTAAATAG
- a CDS encoding DUF6934 family protein: MLGLDKYHYSTDKTFMAYYFISNGPNGAIQKIARFDPIGKDVYNFGFGNLDITTGDISDTAISDNKDVDVIMGTIGSIIYDFTNIFPEAMISIEGTNKARTRLYQMNINKHLERITPIFDVYGLLPDESWESFKRSKNYQAFLGLRKKND; this comes from the coding sequence ATGCTCGGGCTTGACAAATACCATTATTCTACAGATAAGACATTTATGGCTTACTATTTTATTAGTAACGGACCTAATGGAGCGATACAGAAAATTGCAAGGTTTGATCCAATCGGAAAAGATGTCTACAATTTTGGATTCGGAAATCTAGATATTACGACAGGGGATATCTCCGACACTGCTATCAGTGACAATAAAGATGTTGATGTCATTATGGGCACCATAGGGTCAATTATTTATGACTTTACCAACATATTTCCAGAGGCAATGATCTCAATTGAAGGTACCAATAAGGCAAGAACACGTCTTTACCAAATGAATATAAATAAGCACCTTGAACGAATAACACCCATATTTGATGTCTATGGTTTACTTCCGGATGAATCCTGGGAATCTTTCAAAAGAAGTAAGAATTACCAAGCATTTCTGGGATTAAGGAAGAAAAACGACTGA